One Brassica napus cultivar Da-Ae chromosome C2, Da-Ae, whole genome shotgun sequence DNA window includes the following coding sequences:
- the LOC106429151 gene encoding inactive protein kinase SELMODRAFT_444075, with amino-acid sequence MKHKGCRERSVVVGKKVMVAVIASKEISKAALLWTLTHVVQPGDRIRLLVVVPSNYSSKNMWGFSRLTTNCALGHGRFLAGTNADQKDDIHESCSQMMFQLHNVYDADKINIRIKIVFASPDGVIAAEAKKSNSNWVVLDRGLKYEKKCCIDQLECNLVVIKKSQPKVIRLNLVKNADTEHLEAISRLTTKSILSRRSSRPRKKLREPFVTPARSPDQEGSDMGTSSISSSDARASPFLASQVSEGLNPWVSDGNKSFFESDTGSNGENWSPISMASSSSHPVKTSNILSPSDDLTRPHTETPRKSRFSSVLRLGSSKKEPDVRKSDTCLNKSVREVVSLSRKSAPGPPPLCSICQHKAPKFGNPPRWFTYDELETATKGFSKGSFLAEGGFGSVHRGTLPGGQIIAVKQYKIASTQGDKEFCSEVEVLSCAQHRNVVMLIGLCVEDGKRLLVYEYICNGSLHSHLYGLGKEPLGWSARQKIAVGAARGLRYLHEECRVGCIVHRDMRPNNILLTHDFEPLVGDFGLARWQPEGDKGVETRVIGTFGYLAPEYTQSGQITEKADVYSFGVVLVELITGRKAMDIKRPKGQQCLTEWARPLLQKQAIKELLDPRLMNCYSEQEVYCMALCAYLCIRRDPNSRPRMSQVLRMFEGDVVMSPI; translated from the exons ATGAAGCATAAGGGTTGTAGAGAGAGAAGTGTTGTAGTGGGGAAGAAAGTAATGGTCGCTGTTATAGCTTCAAAGGAAATCTCAAAAGCAGCTCTTCTATGGACTTTGACTCATGTTGTTCAACCTGGAGATCGAATCaggcttcttgttgttgttcctTCCAATTATTCAA GTAAAAATATGTGGGGATTCTCGAGACTTACCACCAACTGTGCATTAGGCCATGGAAGATTTCTTGCTGGAACCAATGCAGACCAAAAAGATGATATTCATGAGTCTTGTTCTCAGATGATGTTCCAGTTACACAATGTTTATGATGCAGATAAG ATAAATATCagaataaaaattgtttttgctTCACCTGATGGAGTTATTGCTGCTGAGGCCAAGAAATCTAACTCAAACTGGGTGGTTCTAGACAG GGGACTGAAGTATGAGAAGAAATGCTGTATTGACCAACTTGAGTGCAATCTTGTTGTAATCAAGAAGTCACAACCAAAGGTTATTCGTCTCAACTTGGTGAAGAATGCAGATACAGAGCATCTAGAAGCTATTTCCAGGCTAACCACAAAGTCTATCCTCTCCCGGAGAAGCTCAAGACCTAGAAAAAAGTTGAGGGAACCCTTTGTGACTCCAGCCAGAAGTCCAGACCAAGAAGGTTCTGATATGGGGACTTCATCTATATCTAGCTCTGATGCAAGAGCTTCACCATTTCTTGCTTCTCAAGTCTCTGAGGGCCTTAACCCATGGGTCAGTGATGGAAACAAGAGTTTCTTTGAATCTGATACTGGCTCAAATGGAGAAAACTGGAGTCCTATATCAATGGCCTCCTCATCTTCCCATCCTGTGAAAACATCTAATATCCTGAGTCCCAGTGATGATCTGACAAGACCTCATACGGAAACTCCAAGAAAATCAAGATTCTCTTCAGTCCTAAGGCTCGGTTCATCCAAGAAAGAACCTGATGTCCGTAAATCCGATACATGCTTAAACAAAAGCGTGAGGGAAGTGGTTTCCTTATCAAGAAAGTCAGCTCCTGGACCTCCTCCACTGTGTTCCATATGTCAACACAAGGCACCTAAATTCGGAAACCCTCCAAGATGGTTCACTTATGACGAGCTTGAGACAGCAACAAAGGGTTTCTCTAAAGGGAGTTTCTTGGCTGAAggcgggtttggttcggttcacaGAGGAACTTTACCAGGTGGTCAAATCATTGCTGTGAAACAGTATAAGATTGCTAGCACACAAGGTGACAAAGAGTTTTGCTCTGAAGTTGAGGTCTTGAGCTGTGCACAGCATCGGAATGTTGTAATGCTCATTGGACTATGTGTGGAGGATGGGAAGAGACTGCTGGTTTATGAGTATATCTGCAATGGTTCTTTGCATTCTCATCTTTATG GTTTGGGGAAAGAGCCGTTAGGATGGTCAGCGCGGCAAAAGATTGCGGTTGGAGCAGCTCGTGGGTTGAGATACCTTCATGAAGAGTGTAGAGTTGGTTGCATTGTTCATAGGGATATGCGTCCTAATAACATTCTCCTCACTCATGACTTTGagcctttg GTTGGAGATTTTGGACTAGCGAGATGGCAACCAGAAGGTGATAAAGGAGTGGAGACAAGAGTAATTGGAACTTTCGG GTACTTGGCACCTGAATATACACAAAGTGGACAGATTACAGAGAAAGCAGATGTGTACTCTTTTGGGGTTGTGTTAGTTGAGCTTATCACAGGAAGGAAAGCGATGGACATTAAGCGTCCTAAAGGTCAACAGTGTCTCACCGAATGG gCAAGACCGCTGTTGCAGAAGCAAGCCATTAAAGAGCTTCTTGATCCGCGTTTAATGAATTGTTACTCTGAGCAAGAAGTTTACTGTATGGCGTTATGTGCTTACCTCTGCATTCGCCGTGACCCTAACTCAAGGCCACGAATGTCTCAG GTGTTGCGGATGTTTGAAGGAGACGTTGTCATGAGTCCAATATAG